A window of Argopecten irradians isolate NY chromosome 14, Ai_NY, whole genome shotgun sequence contains these coding sequences:
- the LOC138306859 gene encoding E3 SUMO-protein ligase ZBED1-like has protein sequence MEFVFCKKCGNKYKFNKNTTNMQFHLDHQHRGWIAENHIEQSTSKQSSIPTMFKRQVKEDGRPLTADKKRKIDEKLCDMIIDKLLPLNFVESDSLKRFCCELDERYTPPGRKAITKKLDEKYENMRIALVDDLNKCLYGVSITHDAWTSLNTESYDTVTVHYINSEWKLKSAVLQTKLFPGSHTADNIARHLQTTLETWGIKDPICVTDNAANEKKAFQIMNLTRVGCYGHKINLIVKNSLNLPEINKILSRGRSIVTFFHQSPLASDVLQQKQKLLLESSAQGHKLIQDVPTRWNSSLDMLKRLLEQSAALQATLLDKSLSKRASELQRNLYTYEEMVIVGHLVEVLEGFKTATEMLSPEKTPSHHLILPVMKKLCQGILIEENDISIVKKVKKEMKSQLEDRFGPEIDVALIASLLHPKTKHLSFLSTEEREKAHALLLVEAKKDRVTGCVVIKKEKDEENQDATSNKPVPNLPELSDDPESLNDQEERPGNKQDSDPVQASKKRKVECDWLDDIIVGDYKEAGHIPEDVLTEQEVQRYLVEDAGGNTGLDWWKEKEIFYPRVAKVAKKFLAIPASSVPSERVFSLAGNIVRKKRSQLSPENVDKMIFLHKNSKA, from the exons ATGGAATTTGTCTTCTGCAAAAAGTGtggaaacaaatacaaattcaATA AAAACACAACAAATATGCAATTTCATCTCGACCATCAGCATAGGGGATGGATTGCAGAGAATCACATCGAACAGAGTACTAGCAAACAGTCAAGCATTCCCACAATGTTTAAAAGACAAGTCAAGGAAGATGGTAGACCACTTACTGCAGATAAAAAACGCAAAATTGATGAGAAACTGTGTGATATGATTATTGACAAATTGTTACCACTGAATTTTGTTGAAAGTGACTCATTAAAACGTTTCTGCTGTGAATTAGATGAAAGATACACACCACCTGGGAGGAAAGCCATTACCAAGAAACTTGATGAGAAGTATGAGAATATGAGGATTGCACTTGTTGATGACCTAAACAAATGTCTCTATGGTGTTTCTATCACTCATGATGCATGGACATCTCTTAATACAGAATCATACGATACAGTTACAGTACATTATATCAACAGTGAATGGAAACTAAAGTCTGCTGTTTTACAGACAAAACTTTTCCCTGGGTCACATACTGCAGATAACATTGCCCGTCACCTGCAAACCACTCTGGAGACATGGGGAATCAAAGACCCTATATGTGTCACAGACAATGCGGCCAATGAAAAAAAGGCATTTCAAATAATGAATCTAACAAGAGTGGGTTGTTATGGtcacaaaataaatttaattgttaAGAACAGTTTAAACCTACCAGAGATCAACAAAATCTTAAGCAGAGGAAGGTCCATTGTAACTTTCTTCCATCAGAGCCCCCTTGCATCCGATGTCCTTCAGCAAAAGCAAAAACTGTTGTTGGAAAGTTCAGCACAAGGTCACAAACTTATACAAGATGTACCAACAAGATGGAATTCGTCTCTGGATATGTTGAAAAGACTCTTGGAGCAATCCGCTGCACTTCAAGCCACTCTTTTGGACAAATCCCTATCAAAAAGAGCCTCAGAACTTCAGAGAAATCTTTACACATATGAAGAAATGGTTATAGTTGGGCACTTGGTGGAAGTACTGGAAGGATTCAAAACAGCTACAGAAATGCTTTCTCCTGAAAAAACACCATCACATCACCTGATCCTTCCTGTCATGAAGAAACTTTGTCAGGGAATACTGATAGAAGAGAATGATATCAGTATTGTCAAGAAGgtcaaaaaggaaatgaaaagtCAGCTAGAAGACAGGTTTGGTCCTGAAATAGATGTAGCACTGATTGCATCACTTCTTCACCCAAAAACGAAACATCTTTCCTTTCTGTCCACAGAAGAAAGAGAAAAAGCACATGCACTACTTTTAGTTGAAGCAAAGAAAGACAGAGTTACTGGTTGTGTTGTTATCAAGAAAGAGAAAGATGAGGAGAATCAAGATGCTACATCTAATAAACCTGTGCCTAATTTACCTGAACTCTCAGATGACCCAGAATCTCTAAATGATCAAGAGGAAAGGCCTGGAAATAAACAAGATTCTGATCCGGTGCAAGCTTCTAAAAAGAGAAAGGTTGAATGCGACTGGCTCGATGATATTATCGTTGGGGACTATAAAGAAGCTGGTCACATCCCTGAAGATGTTCTTACTGAACAGGAAGTTCAAAGATATCTAGTAGAGGATGCTGGTGGTAATACTGGTCTGGACTGGtggaaagaaaaagaaatattttatccaAGAGTGGCAAAAGTGGCAAAAAAATTCTTAGCAATCCCTGCATCATCTGTGCCTTCCGAACGAGTATTTAGTCTTGCCGGTAACATTGTTCGTAAAAAGAGATCTCAATTGAGCCCcgaaaatgttgataaaatgatttttctgCACAAAAACTCAAAAGCTTAA